In Candidatus Baltobacteraceae bacterium, a genomic segment contains:
- a CDS encoding DUF5996 family protein: MNDITGPWHDLDLSRWAPTKQSLHLVAQMLGKVRLALSPPQPNWMFTALYLTPRGLTTGSIPCDYSSIECVLDVHDSSIVILKSDGCTRTIPLLPPRAAAEVYAELSAALKELNVECYIPPVPQEVPDTTPLNEDRRVRDYDPRAALRWFETFTAVTGVFERWRSRFFGRNGIQLWWGAFDVSLMLFSGEHVAPPTDRGYLMKYDLDAELMNVGLYLGDEKTAPFFYGYIYPEPNGAPSLPIHPPSASWSVQLHEWVLPYGEVRASSDPEAAIRAFIDAIYAQCFDAARWKRDAHTYDPPKTYVWGK, encoded by the coding sequence GTGAACGATATTACCGGCCCGTGGCATGATCTCGACCTCTCGCGCTGGGCGCCCACCAAGCAGTCGTTGCATTTGGTCGCGCAGATGCTCGGCAAGGTACGGCTAGCGCTTTCGCCGCCGCAGCCGAATTGGATGTTTACCGCGCTGTATCTCACGCCGCGCGGATTGACCACGGGGTCGATCCCGTGCGACTACTCGTCGATCGAGTGCGTGCTGGACGTTCACGATTCGAGCATCGTAATTCTCAAGAGCGACGGGTGCACGCGGACGATTCCGTTGTTGCCGCCGCGCGCCGCGGCCGAGGTCTACGCCGAGCTTTCGGCGGCCTTGAAAGAGCTGAACGTGGAGTGCTACATCCCGCCGGTGCCGCAGGAAGTCCCCGACACGACGCCCCTGAACGAAGACCGCCGGGTACGCGACTACGATCCTCGCGCCGCGCTGCGCTGGTTTGAGACCTTCACCGCGGTGACGGGAGTCTTCGAGCGCTGGCGCAGCCGCTTCTTCGGACGAAACGGGATCCAACTGTGGTGGGGCGCGTTTGACGTATCGTTGATGCTCTTCAGTGGAGAGCACGTGGCGCCGCCGACGGATCGGGGGTACTTGATGAAGTACGACCTCGATGCGGAGCTGATGAACGTTGGGCTGTATCTCGGCGATGAGAAGACGGCGCCGTTCTTCTACGGCTACATCTATCCCGAACCGAACGGCGCGCCGTCGTTGCCGATTCACCCCCCGAGCGCATCCTGGTCGGTGCAGTTACACGAATGGGTGCTTCCGTACGGCGAGGTTCGCGCATCGAGCGATCCGGAGGCGGCGATTCGCGCGTTCATCGATGCGATCTACGCGCAGTGCTTCGATGCGGCGCGATGGAAGCGGGATGCGCATACCTACGATCCGCCGAAAACGTACGTTTGGGGGAAATAG